In a single window of the Methanolobus psychrophilus R15 genome:
- a CDS encoding ABC transporter, ATP-binding protein translates to MPSTKIAADLKIPLIEMRNVTVSRNGRKILDSISLQICKGENIAIIGPNGSGKSSLVKVITGDYRPRADNRNMVFRIRGKETWNLFDLRSLLGIVSGDLQFDYTRDISGFDVVVSGFFSSIGIYSNHKVKPEMIHTVYEVMKFLEIFHLSDKLISEMSTGEARRILIGRALVHDPQILVLDEPANSLDMKSHHQFRELTRRVAFHGKSIVLVTHDLGDIIPEINRVVLLKDGKVFADGEKEEILSEENLSLLFGLPVKVTRNNGYYHAIY, encoded by the coding sequence ATGCCTTCAACAAAAATAGCAGCAGACCTGAAAATACCACTTATTGAAATGAGGAATGTGACAGTATCCAGAAATGGCCGGAAGATACTGGATTCCATCAGCCTGCAGATATGCAAGGGAGAGAACATTGCCATAATAGGACCTAACGGCTCCGGAAAATCTTCTCTGGTCAAAGTGATAACAGGAGATTACCGTCCGCGTGCAGACAACAGGAACATGGTATTCAGGATAAGGGGGAAAGAAACCTGGAACCTATTCGACCTCAGAAGCCTTCTGGGTATAGTTTCGGGAGACCTTCAGTTCGATTACACAAGGGATATCAGTGGCTTTGATGTCGTAGTGTCGGGTTTCTTCAGCAGTATCGGCATCTACTCCAACCATAAAGTGAAGCCGGAAATGATACATACGGTTTACGAGGTAATGAAGTTCCTGGAAATATTCCACCTTTCAGACAAGCTCATATCAGAGATGTCCACCGGGGAAGCACGGAGAATACTTATAGGCCGGGCGCTGGTCCATGACCCGCAGATCCTTGTGCTGGATGAGCCCGCAAACAGCCTGGATATGAAAAGCCATCACCAGTTCAGGGAACTGACCCGCAGGGTAGCATTTCATGGTAAGAGCATCGTTCTTGTGACCCACGATCTCGGAGATATAATTCCCGAAATAAACCGGGTGGTACTACTGAAGGATGGAAAGGTCTTTGCAGACGGAGAGAAGGAAGAAATCCTTAGCGAAGAGAATCTGTCTCTTCTTTTCGGGCTTCCTGTGAAAGTTACAAGGAACAACGGCTACTATCATGCGATATATTGA
- a CDS encoding sensory transduction histidine kinase, producing MTSHEIERPLLHRHVEEDKHRNFLDELPVGIVSCDLEGNIIDVNKALLTLLGSPSAEATKRINMLTFPPLVASGISVTIKEILEKGIVTSIETSYCSRWGKCLFLRFKAVPRFDSTGKIIDCYSIVEDATKAIETEEILEKKFRKEKLISHISGRFINSTLNDIDLEINNSLELMAKFLDAQRAVLYSDNKDQDYMTKSHGWHTEGLHSYVGVKGTIKKNAWISEQFHKQLIVSVPDVKQFPDEGKLIKEEFEKMGIVSIVMVPLFYKSIFKGFIGIDSVNKKKEWDESEFYLLKLIGEMITNLLERKSTESRLLSKEEDYRKVINSIDTIIWKTDVDRGGNFINPYVSAPADKILGLPGDSIGTNWYKYFSSIHPEDRNILLSLLGSDSINTGTTENLDYRLIGSDGNIFWMNSTATACVLENGNIQVFGTTRNITKQKVAEEELSKSERKYRSLIEQSNDAIFVNKLDGQIIEVNSRACRMMGYTQEQLKKMSVIDLMVPDERENGSQVLETFKKRRYVQGETRYLTSKGDVLDVEISASVLEGYKDIAQAVVRDITERKKAEEIMLLTKIEAESANRSKSEFLASMSHELRTPLNSIIGFSDMLSEGYAGSLSDIQRKYSQYISTSGKYLLTLINNILDIAKIENGKMELEPEHFTMDEVFEDAEKLAGHLARKKNIKLQIQKLENIEIVADKIKIKQIIYNLLSNAIKFTPDNGEVNLLAAVTHNKIKISVRDTGIGISEEDLDQLFMPFKQIDSQLSRQYNGSGLGLSIVKKLVELHDGDISVKSEVGKGSTFAFTIPLISSAKKA from the coding sequence ATGACATCCCACGAAATCGAGAGACCACTGTTACACCGGCATGTAGAGGAAGATAAACATCGCAACTTTCTGGATGAATTACCTGTCGGGATAGTTTCATGCGACTTAGAAGGGAATATCATCGATGTTAACAAAGCCCTTCTGACCCTATTAGGTTCTCCTTCTGCAGAAGCCACAAAACGCATCAATATGCTGACATTTCCACCACTTGTCGCATCAGGCATATCAGTAACTATTAAAGAAATTTTAGAAAAAGGGATAGTTACCTCTATCGAGACATCATATTGTTCAAGATGGGGGAAATGCCTGTTCCTTCGTTTTAAGGCAGTCCCCCGTTTTGATTCCACCGGAAAGATAATCGACTGCTATAGCATAGTGGAAGATGCAACCAAAGCAATAGAAACAGAAGAGATCCTTGAAAAAAAGTTCCGGAAAGAAAAACTCATTTCACACATATCCGGCAGGTTCATAAACAGCACTTTGAATGACATTGATCTCGAAATCAATAATTCCCTTGAATTAATGGCTAAGTTTCTTGATGCACAACGTGCTGTCCTGTATTCAGATAACAAGGACCAAGACTATATGACAAAGTCCCACGGATGGCACACTGAAGGTCTCCATTCATACGTGGGAGTAAAAGGGACGATAAAAAAGAACGCATGGATATCAGAGCAATTTCATAAACAGTTGATTGTCAGTGTTCCCGATGTCAAGCAGTTTCCTGATGAAGGCAAGTTGATAAAAGAAGAATTTGAAAAGATGGGGATAGTATCAATTGTGATGGTACCCCTATTCTATAAAAGTATATTTAAAGGATTTATAGGAATAGATTCGGTAAACAAGAAAAAGGAATGGGATGAATCCGAATTTTATTTATTGAAACTTATCGGCGAGATGATCACAAACCTTCTTGAACGCAAATCTACGGAAAGCCGACTGTTAAGTAAAGAGGAAGATTACAGAAAGGTCATCAACTCCATTGATACTATCATTTGGAAGACAGATGTTGACAGGGGAGGAAATTTCATTAATCCTTATGTTTCCGCGCCTGCAGATAAGATACTCGGGCTTCCCGGAGACTCTATCGGAACGAACTGGTACAAGTATTTCTCATCAATACACCCGGAGGACAGAAATATACTTTTAAGCCTTCTTGGATCTGATTCCATCAACACAGGAACCACTGAGAATCTGGATTACCGGCTCATCGGAAGTGATGGCAATATCTTCTGGATGAACTCCACAGCAACTGCCTGTGTTCTGGAAAATGGGAATATACAGGTGTTTGGCACTACCCGCAACATAACAAAGCAAAAGGTCGCAGAAGAAGAACTCAGCAAAAGTGAGAGAAAATACAGGTCCCTTATAGAACAATCAAATGACGCAATCTTTGTAAACAAGCTGGATGGACAGATCATCGAAGTCAATAGCAGAGCCTGCAGGATGATGGGATATACCCAGGAACAACTGAAGAAGATGTCAGTCATTGACCTGATGGTTCCGGATGAAAGGGAAAATGGATCACAGGTATTGGAGACTTTTAAAAAGCGAAGGTATGTGCAGGGTGAAACAAGGTACCTTACCTCAAAAGGTGATGTCCTAGATGTAGAGATCAGTGCATCAGTGCTGGAAGGATACAAGGACATTGCCCAGGCAGTTGTAAGAGATATCACAGAACGCAAAAAGGCAGAAGAGATCATGCTCCTGACAAAGATAGAGGCTGAGTCTGCAAACCGTAGCAAGAGCGAATTCCTTGCGAGCATGAGCCATGAGTTGCGCACCCCCCTTAACTCCATAATCGGCTTTTCAGACATGCTTTCAGAAGGCTATGCAGGGTCCTTAAGTGATATTCAAAGAAAATATTCCCAGTATATCTCAACAAGCGGAAAGTATCTGCTCACACTCATTAATAATATACTTGATATTGCCAAGATAGAGAACGGTAAAATGGAGCTGGAACCCGAACATTTCACTATGGACGAGGTATTTGAGGACGCTGAGAAACTGGCAGGTCATCTGGCCAGGAAGAAGAATATCAAGTTGCAAATCCAGAAATTAGAAAACATCGAAATCGTTGCAGATAAGATCAAGATAAAACAGATAATCTATAATCTTCTCAGCAATGCCATAAAATTCACTCCGGACAATGGAGAGGTAAATCTCCTGGCAGCAGTAACCCACAATAAAATTAAGATATCCGTAAGAGATACTGGCATCGGCATATCTGAAGAGGATCTAGATCAGCTTTTTATGCCATTCAAACAAATCGACAGCCAACTCTCACGCCAGTATAATGGTAGCGGACTTGGACTATCCATTGTAAAGAAACTCGTGGAACTGCATGACGGAGATATTAGTGTTAAAAGCGAGGTTGGGAAAGGGAGCACCTTTGCTTTTACAATACCTCTGATTTCATCAGCAAAAAAAGCATAA
- a CDS encoding N-acetyltransferase-like protein, producing the protein MEKISIRSAEPGDIEQIMHIEHESFQEHIRESRDVFLDRISAFREGFLVMEICEDICGYISSEIWDYSENITATRFTLDHRISETHTTTGSELYISSIGILEKYRGKGYGNLLFTELSCRMIEKYAISSMILLVSTSWDAARKIYEKNGFEEMCRIPGFFDTGNEGIVMRKHL; encoded by the coding sequence ATGGAAAAGATATCCATCCGGAGTGCTGAGCCAGGAGACATAGAACAGATAATGCACATCGAGCATGAATCTTTCCAGGAACACATCCGTGAAAGCAGGGACGTATTCCTGGACAGGATATCTGCTTTCCGGGAAGGTTTCCTTGTCATGGAGATCTGTGAGGATATTTGCGGATATATTTCTTCGGAAATATGGGACTACTCAGAGAACATCACTGCTACCAGGTTCACATTGGACCACAGGATAAGTGAGACCCATACAACCACCGGATCTGAACTTTATATCTCCTCCATAGGCATCCTGGAAAAGTATCGCGGAAAAGGTTACGGAAATCTGCTATTCACAGAATTATCATGCCGTATGATTGAAAAATATGCAATTTCAAGTATGATCCTGCTTGTTTCTACAAGCTGGGATGCTGCGAGGAAGATTTATGAGAAGAATGGTTTTGAGGAAATGTGCAGAATTCCCGGCTTCTTTGATACGGGAAATGAGGGAATTGTGATGCGCAAGCACCTATAA
- a CDS encoding FAD-dependent pyridine nucleotide-disulfide oxidoreductase, protein MDENYDAFVIGTGAAGATFAYKLKAAGMKVAIADCREYGGTCALRGCIPKKVLTGAANIIDAHNRMREKGSGKETMFLDWPALIDFKRTFIIPHPQQREGGFKDAGIDTYHGIVRFASESTLIVGDQRIRTNYIAIATGSKPRMPDIPGEEYFVTSKQFMEMENIPERIIFAGGGYISFEFAHVAARAGSQVTILQRGDRVLKEFDPDLVDFLVKASEDAGIRVITGHEVRKIEKINESIVTTCCRKDGKEETFSADIIVHGLGRVPAIEELQLEKGNVALEKGNIVLNEYLQSVSNPKVYAAGDCILPGPKLTPVVNMQADIAASNILEGNKSGADYSVIPSTVFTIPPLARVGISESTSSSGHKVLFHDMSQWYSAKRTNIRYSASKVIIDEQTDRILGAHILGPNAEEVINLFAIAMKYGLTATQLRSTIFAYPSISYDLNYILK, encoded by the coding sequence ATGGACGAGAACTATGACGCTTTTGTGATTGGGACAGGAGCTGCAGGGGCCACTTTTGCATATAAGCTGAAAGCTGCCGGAATGAAAGTGGCAATAGCCGACTGCCGAGAATATGGGGGAACCTGTGCCCTGAGAGGATGCATCCCAAAAAAGGTGCTAACAGGTGCGGCTAATATCATTGATGCTCACAACAGGATGCGTGAAAAAGGCAGCGGTAAAGAGACAATGTTTCTCGATTGGCCGGCGCTCATAGATTTTAAAAGGACTTTTATCATCCCTCATCCTCAGCAAAGGGAAGGCGGCTTCAAAGATGCAGGCATAGATACGTATCATGGAATCGTACGCTTTGCAAGCGAGTCCACCCTGATAGTTGGTGACCAGAGGATCAGAACAAATTACATCGCAATCGCAACCGGGTCAAAACCTCGCATGCCTGACATACCCGGAGAAGAGTATTTTGTCACCAGCAAGCAATTTATGGAAATGGAAAATATCCCGGAAAGGATCATCTTTGCAGGCGGAGGTTACATTTCCTTCGAGTTCGCCCATGTTGCAGCACGGGCAGGCTCTCAAGTGACGATACTGCAAAGAGGGGACAGAGTTTTAAAAGAGTTTGATCCGGACCTGGTGGATTTTCTTGTTAAAGCATCAGAGGATGCAGGTATTCGTGTGATTACAGGACATGAGGTCAGGAAGATAGAGAAAATAAACGAATCAATAGTGACAACTTGCTGCCGTAAGGACGGAAAAGAGGAGACATTTTCTGCAGACATAATCGTGCACGGCCTTGGAAGAGTTCCTGCCATAGAAGAGCTGCAGCTTGAAAAAGGCAATGTTGCATTGGAAAAAGGAAATATTGTACTGAACGAATACCTCCAGAGTGTTTCCAATCCTAAAGTATACGCTGCCGGCGACTGCATACTCCCGGGACCCAAACTCACCCCTGTCGTAAACATGCAGGCAGATATAGCCGCAAGCAATATTCTCGAAGGTAACAAGTCCGGTGCCGACTATAGCGTCATACCCTCAACAGTATTCACTATTCCACCTCTTGCAAGGGTTGGGATCTCAGAGAGCACATCATCGTCTGGTCACAAAGTGCTTTTCCATGACATGAGCCAATGGTACTCTGCCAAGCGGACGAACATCAGATATTCAGCATCAAAAGTTATCATTGATGAGCAGACTGACAGGATACTCGGAGCCCACATACTGGGACCTAATGCTGAGGAAGTGATCAATCTCTTTGCAATTGCCATGAAATATGGCCTGACTGCAACACAACTCAGGTCAACGATATTTGCCTACCCAAGCATATCCTACGATCTGAATTACATACTCAAATAG
- a CDS encoding DNA polymerase beta domain protein region translates to MTSQSNNTIENYIQQLHDMKPELEKIFKVSSLAVFGSYIRGEQTTASDLDMLVEFSEAPGLLEFIELENYLSDTLEIKVDLVLKRALKPNIGKNILNEAIPV, encoded by the coding sequence ATGACCTCACAATCCAACAATACAATTGAGAACTATATTCAGCAGCTTCATGATATGAAGCCGGAACTTGAAAAGATATTTAAAGTCAGTTCTCTTGCTGTTTTCGGCTCTTATATAAGAGGAGAGCAAACAACAGCCAGCGATCTAGATATGTTGGTGGAATTCAGTGAAGCTCCGGGCCTGCTCGAATTTATTGAGCTTGAAAACTATCTTTCTGATACTCTGGAGATAAAAGTAGATCTGGTGCTCAAAAGAGCTTTAAAGCCAAATATAGGTAAAAACATACTGAATGAGGCAATACCTGTATGA
- a CDS encoding nuclease: MVRITKKYTRNVKFKDGDSGTFSDGTGFRLSNVRAPEKKQVGGQKAKKVASGMVGRSKGRVNIEEVGRDKYGRLLVKMSNKDGSVNERMRKKGYTNKGR; the protein is encoded by the coding sequence ATGGTGCGAATAACCAAAAAATATACACGTAACGTAAAGTTCAAAGATGGAGACTCAGGAACTTTTTCGGATGGAACTGGATTTAGATTATCTAATGTACGTGCACCAGAAAAAAAGCAAGTTGGGGGACAAAAAGCAAAGAAAGTTGCATCTGGAATGGTAGGGCGAAGTAAAGGGCGAGTCAACATAGAAGAAGTGGGCAGAGACAAATATGGAAGACTTTTGGTCAAGATGAGTAATAAAGATGGATCAGTTAATGAAAGAATGAGAAAAAAGGGTTATACAAACAAGGGGAGATAA
- a CDS encoding competence-like protein has translation MIFASGCISPESINSDYNASDSQPHVPDLTTNNLSEEPQPPSPEPVLPTINQSILTVHFIDVGQGDSILIQINDKNMLIDAGDNRAGSTVVSYLKDNGVTELDSVVATHAHADHIGGMVTVLNNFKVNRFIDSGNPHTTKTYENMLIAIDEKDIPFSLAEAGQTIDLDPAATIDILNPGKLTGNLNDDSVVLKLTYGDVSFLFTGDAETHAENKMIVAGYDINSDILKVAHHGSRSSTDSDFLQQVNPEVCIIMVGTDNRYGHPHQEIIDRFNLFGCELYRTDLDGDIVVKTDGKEYSIETQNKGLVFPLTAMAFALMAEA, from the coding sequence GTGATCTTTGCATCAGGCTGCATTTCACCTGAATCCATCAATTCAGATTACAATGCAAGTGATTCACAACCACATGTTCCAGATCTTACTACAAATAATCTTTCTGAAGAACCCCAGCCACCCTCTCCAGAACCAGTACTACCTACCATCAACCAGAGCATCTTAACGGTCCACTTCATTGATGTGGGTCAGGGTGACTCTATCCTCATCCAGATTAACGATAAGAACATGCTTATCGATGCAGGAGATAACAGGGCAGGAAGTACTGTCGTATCTTACCTTAAAGACAATGGTGTCACTGAATTAGATTCAGTGGTGGCCACACATGCCCATGCTGACCATATTGGCGGGATGGTAACGGTACTGAACAACTTCAAGGTAAATAGGTTCATTGACAGCGGGAACCCTCATACTACCAAGACCTACGAGAACATGCTGATAGCTATCGACGAGAAAGATATACCTTTCAGCCTTGCAGAAGCGGGTCAGACCATAGACCTTGACCCTGCAGCGACAATTGATATCCTCAATCCTGGAAAGCTCACAGGTAACCTCAACGATGATTCAGTAGTCCTTAAGCTGACATATGGAGATGTTTCTTTCCTGTTCACAGGCGATGCGGAGACACATGCTGAGAACAAAATGATTGTTGCAGGATACGATATTAACAGTGACATTCTCAAGGTTGCTCATCATGGTAGCAGGTCATCCACCGATTCTGACTTCCTGCAGCAGGTCAATCCAGAAGTCTGCATAATCATGGTCGGAACTGATAACCGATATGGCCACCCGCACCAAGAAATTATCGATAGGTTCAACCTCTTTGGATGTGAATTGTACAGGACAGACCTTGACGGTGACATTGTTGTCAAGACAGATGGAAAAGAATATTCTATTGAGACCCAGAACAAAGGGTTGGTATTTCCATTGACTGCTATGGCCTTTGCACTTATGGCGGAAGCATAG
- a CDS encoding CRISPR-associated protein, Cas1 family produces MDNKDLVRTESYSLRLKPSGAKKVTEEFNKWMNRKTYQKHSFMWSYALLLKTRELVQFLIEKKKTINFCKPAYAIGRQDSEEMMRNILNISYTKGENMGFSKGTLHYMKKNANANKPFTLNAHVRERLKMRDN; encoded by the coding sequence ATGGATAACAAGGACTTGGTTAGGACTGAAAGTTACTCACTCAGGCTCAAGCCTTCAGGAGCAAAGAAAGTAACTGAAGAGTTCAACAAGTGGATGAACAGGAAAACATATCAGAAACATTCTTTTATGTGGAGTTATGCCTTGTTATTGAAAACTAGAGAACTTGTTCAGTTCCTTATTGAAAAGAAAAAGACTATTAATTTTTGTAAGCCTGCTTATGCCATTGGAAGACAGGATTCAGAAGAGATGATGCGAAATATATTGAATATTTCTTATACCAAAGGGGAGAATATGGGATTTTCTAAGGGTACATTGCATTATATGAAGAAGAATGCTAACGCTAATAAGCCATTTACTTTAAATGCTCATGTAAGGGAACGGTTGAAGATGCGGGATAATTAG